In the Channa argus isolate prfri chromosome 19, Channa argus male v1.0, whole genome shotgun sequence genome, AGGTCTGTCTTTCATCTCTTCGTGAAAAAGAAACcatgaaagtaaaaaacaggATTAGTTCCGCCTCCTTACTTTGGCAGATTTCAAAAGCCTGAAGTAAAATCCACAAAATCCAGacaaatggtttgtttttgagAGATAACTGaactctgcagcagcaggtctTCAAAGTCCAGATAGACCAGCTCTTTGTTCAGACTGTTCAAAAGAAATTATGAAACTTTTTATAAAACTGCTGCAGCTAAATTcctaaaatgtctgattttagACTAATggacaaaaactgcaaaacctGATTCATCACAGTTCATTCAGACGATTGTTGGCAGGTTGTCTGCCAAGTCCATCAAATGAATCGTCCTCCACTGCGAAGAAATCCCACAGTTTGTTTGTCCCCTGGTTTCTGGACTAAATCTGGCATCAGGTTGTGTGTAATCCTGTTGTCGGCAGCTTCTTCAGATGTCTGCTCTCCCCATAAACTCCTGACACTGACAGCGGCAGGAGGATCGAGCTCAGTCCGTGGAGATGCTGCTGAGGAAACGATCCGGCTGTAAACCCTGACTCAGGACTGTCAGGCAGCCGTGGTGGCTCTAGCAGACATCTGGTGTTTCAGCGGCTCTGGTTTCTcctcacactgctgctgctgctcctctctccctccctctctctctgtgacgCTCCACACTGGCTGcttgaagagtgtgtgtgcgtgtgaaagagtgtgtgtgtcgcGCTCAGACTTGTTCGTTCAGCCCCATTCGTCTTCCTTCCTCCCTCACTCTGCTGCACTCTTggctttttcctctctctttcctttcccacacaatgtgtgtgtgtagcttcCCCCAGCCCATCACCCACTCCTCACCCCTCTCTTGAACTTTCATGCTACTgtaccccccctccccccatttACCCCCAGCACCCCCACCTCCTCGTTACCACGGCAGCAAGTCTCTGCTGAGGTTCAGTCCCCACTCTCCTTCTTATTTCACCTTCCTTTTCTTCCTACTTTGTCCACTTCCTGCtacctctccctccctctcttactcaccccccacccccccatctCTGATTCCATATAGGGCGAGCGCTCCAGTAAAAACAGCTCCGAGGCCTGAGGCTTGTTGGTAATTGCCCTCTTTGTAAAACTGCCAATAAAATTGTGCAAACATAAAGAAAGGGCAGCCGCTGTGAAGGTTGATGTCTTCAGGGGTGAAAAATGTTTAGGggagtttatttttaaaacgcACGGATGAGTTGGTGATGTTCATTTATGCAGGAGAACACCACAGACTGCTGACTGATGTGCTTGTTACAGTAATTAAAGCTGGATTCAGAGGTCTGTGGCCACTAGAGAGCAGTAAGAGAGATTTTTGTTCTGAAGGAAGGAAACTTTAGTAAAACTCCCTCTGACATTTGTAATATGTTAAAacccaaataacaaaaaaccaaaagtgAGAAATTAACAAATGCAGGTTTGATAAAAGAGACTTTGGAATAATTTAGGATGAAATGTCGTTGATAGACCTTCTAACTTTTAAAGAGCTTCTTGTGCAGAGAAATGTCTAAAGCATTTGAGTGTCTTTAATCTTAACAAATCAGATGTGTGTGAACCAAATGAAGGCACTGAATAATCCTTTTTAATGAGGAAACATGATCATTTAtgctgttttccttttctgtcccaTCAGAAAAGTATTTTAGCTCAGTGTTTggtctccaccacctccacctcctttAGCTAATTCTCTCAGTTTCCTGCAGTCAACCTGGAGAAGGTGATGGAGAAGCATGATGGAGGATGAGTCAGGAGCCTAACTCATGGACCGGATCCTTCATTTTGTATGCCAGTAGTTaacaaacaaccacaacacTGAGATGAATTCTTGACTCTGGGAGGTTTTAGTTGAATGGTTTTTTTCTAAGTATTTCTAAGTTAAGTATTTTCACTGCACAAATAATCTTTTATAAGAAGTTCACAAGTAAACAAGGCAGAGAACAAACTCTGTGATCTGCTGCTTTACTGCAGATTGCTTTATATGTGGATGTTCCTGCACATGAACAGCTTTTTGTAGCATTCTGCGGCGTAATTTGTGTGGTCTGGTGTTATACAATCTGTaaactaaagagaaaaacaaggagTCACAAATGATTAATGAGACAtcagagaagaaaatgaagTATTATGTGAAGTAAATGTTATCTCTTGAAACCAGGaatgtgtttgaatgttttttcctccaaaataatcaaaatgggggagttttttcttcatgttaagGATCAAATCAAAGAGAGCTGGAAGTCTGTGATGGCCTGAGACTGTTGCAGTGGAGCTGGCaaggagaagcagcagctgcagccaaaGTGAACATCTCTGAATATTCAGACTGTGGCAGCAgaagctttttgtctttttaattacCAATTAAAGCGTGAGCTCGTCTCCGTCCATCACTAACCAGTCTTCTCGTTAACCACGCATCTGAGCTGCCATGTTACAGCCAACCGCTTGTCAGAGCCTCCTCGTTAGCAGCAGCCAATTAGCTCAGGTCACTTGTTAGTGGCAGGTCTCTCACAACTTCcttaattggctaaaacacattGTGAGAAGTTGCTGACTTAGCAAATGTCCTGAAGTTCAATCTGAGGTGAATTTGTTTGCagaagaggtaaaaaagaaGGAACTCTTTATGCAGCTTGAGTCAGGAGGGAATTAGTCAGAATTATTCATTGGAGGACCTGCAGGCATCTGCACACATTTCTCCTGCAGCTGCCTTTGAAACGCCGCCTGAATTCATCAATACAGAAAGTCAGAGCAGCTCCATCCAGCGAGGACGGGGACAGACGGCTGTGTTACAGCTCCTCCCAGTGGCTGCTCCTGACTGCTACAGGAAATTATGGAACAGGAAGGAAGGGAGGACAGAAAACTGGAGGAAGTGGTGATGAGAGGACAGAGGAAGCAACAAGGAATGAAAAGGGGAGAAGTGAGGACATGAGGATAAGGGAAAAGACAGGTTATGCACAGAGGACAGGGGAGATGAGAATAggaaagcaaatttaaaaagccAACAAAGTGAGGAAAAGCAAAAGAATGAgtaaggagagaggaaaagagaagaggaagcagtGGACAGAAGAATGTACCGGCACTAAGACCTTCATTTCAAATTGAAGCTACTTTTAACTTAGGCTCTTCCTGACTTTTAAAGAGACATAGATCTCAAACTCAGTCACTGAGTCTCTGAGACAGAAACTGACAAACCACAACCAGTTAATATGACTTTATTTGTTCACTGATTTAGTTTCCTAAAGGAAAATTATGTCTTCAAAACCAGCAGCAAATGAAAAAGCACagaatcttcttttttttttttttacactttttatttctgttaacaCTTATAGTGGTTTTCCTGGTCCGTGCTGCTGCATCACCACTAGAGGTCGTGAGGAGTCTTTGATTTCATGGGGCTCACATTTATTAGCTGGGCTTGGCAAACATAGTGACTTGCTGTAGTAGAATGTAATACTTTGCAATGTTGGACCTTGACTTGTAACATAGTATATTACGCTGTAGTATTACTACTTCTTCACAAGTTATAGATCAGAGTACTTCTTCTGTTACTGTGACcaaacactgctgctgtgtcacacaaacaggaaatattaatgttgcagatgtttgtttctttttgagcTGCGTCTGCCTTTAGTTGATTGGCCTGAGGTTGTCGCCCTGCTCTGTGATTGGCTCATTAAAGCTCTGCTCTGAATCCCAGCTCCTGATGAAGCACCAGCACTAAAGTTCTACCTCTAACCGTCCTGTATTTATactttgggttttgttttgtttttggtcagaagaaatatgtttattacattttgacttGTCTAGTGCATGTTTAGGTGTATGAAGTACACAGTGTGTATAAATTACACAGGGTAAAGTAAAGTGCATCAACATGGTACCTATAGGTGCCTATAGTACTTGTgtgaatgtatttaatttttatttgtaacttaTAAACTGGTCACAAATAAGAGATTAAACACACGATAATCAAAGTAAGGATCAGAGAAACTGTCGTTTTGCTGATGTTCCAGTGTTAAATAGGTGACTGCTGTGGGTTGAATACTTCATGCTGCAGagtcagaaacacaaagatcCACAGACATGAGCTTAGCACTTTTGTGTTTGACTCTCCATGTAATCCATGGCACAAACAGAAGTGCTGAACGCTCACACACGGTGCTGCACGAGGGAGAttaacatgctgtaaacagattCTCTGGGTCTGATGTGGCATTGTGTCCATGCAGTTCAGTCCAGAAAAGGTTTGGAGACCAGCAAAACTTCAGCATTTGCTGTTTAACACATCCAGCCGACGCCTGATACTCAGGAAACTATCCCTTTATCCATGGAGTCTACGGTTAAGTTAAGCtgcacagaattaaaaaataaaaatagtgatGATTCTTCCTCAAGAAAAATCTCTGCTTACAGAGAAGAAAgttcaaatataataaaacctACATGAATGTGATACCTCAGATAGTCAATTTCTACATAAACAGGAAGAAAACTGTGATAAAAATCGCAAAAGGAAGTAAAAGTCTGATATTTCacttttagcatttaaaaaaagcaaattcatATCAcgcaaaaaaacataaaagacaaattaatgtTCAATTAGCATTttgttatatactgtagctttttttaattttctcgTAAAAATTAAGATTAAAATGACTGATTGCATGTGAGGGATGATGAGGAGAATTACAAAACCATGAAACATTTAACTAAATTATTGGATGTATTTGCGTCTATTACACCATTAATGTGGCTAAAACCTTTTAGAATTAATGTTGGGGGTCAAATAAAAGTGCTCACCAAACAACCTCAAGGCCTTAaaagatgattttatttaagCCTCTTTTCTcacatgtacaaaaacaatctgtttgaataaaaaagaaaaactacaaactaaataaaaccattttgttCACACTTTTATTAGCCTAAAGTCAATTATTAGCTATTGTGTTGGTCAGCACAATGTTGTCCATTCCTCAAATGGTAAACAGCACATAATGTTCATTCTTGGTataattttgtattaaaatgtctctttggtaaaagaaaaaatcgAGCTCATCAGAGGAAACATTTGACACAACTCCCTTGTTTCGAAGCATGAAATtcctcaaacaaaacaatttatattATTGCAGTTTGTCGTGAACTTTGAGAGAATTTGTTGGCCAAAAGAAAAATCGACCAATTGTGTAACATACGGAGAAAAACTAAACTTGTCCTGTATAAATTCAAAGACACAATTAGTAACTTATTTTTAGGAACCACATGCCTTTTTCTTATTGACAGACAAAATGAAGCCAAAACGTCTCTTTTaaactgttaatatttttacttcATCATTTCCTAAAAGACAGACAGGTGTCGATTACACTACTTAGTTTCAGAACTTCCTTTATCTGGCTGTTAATCTCTTACTCGTTGATCTCGTCCTCCTCATCATCAAAGTTCTCCTCACCATCGTTGGCGGTGGCCTCCTGGTACTGCTGGTACTCGGACACCAGGTCATTCATGTTGCTCTCCGCCTCCGTGAACTCCATCTCGTCCATGCCCTCGCCCGTGAACCAATGGAGAAAGGCCTTTCGCCGAAACATGGCTGAGAACTGCTCAGAGATTCGTTTGAACAGTTCCTGGATGGCAGTGCTGTTGCCTATGAAGGTTGCGGCCATTTTGAGCCCCCGTGGAGCGATGTCGCAGACGGCCACCTTCACATTGTTGGGGATCCACTCCACGAAGTAGCTGCTGTTCTTGTTCTGCACGTTCAACATCTGCTCATCCACCTCCTTCATGGACATGGGTCCGCGGAAGACGGTGGCCACAGTCAGGTAGCGTCCGTGGCGAGGGTCACAGGCCGCCATCATGTTTCTGGCGTCAAACATCTGCTGGGTGAGCTCGGGAACGGTAAGCGCTCTGTACTGCTGGCTGCCCCTTGCCGTCAGAGGAGCGAATCCAGGCATGAAGAAGTGGAGTCTGGGGAAAGGCACCATGTTGACGGCCAGTTTACGGAGATCGGCATTAAGCTGCCCGGGGAAACGCAGTGAAGTCGTAACGCCGCTCATGGTGGCCGACACCAGGTGGTTGAGGTCACCATAGGTGGGGGTAGTGAGCTTGAGCGTGCGGAAGCAGATGTCGTAAAGAGCCTCGTTGTCAATGCAGTAGGtctcatctgtgttttcaaCCAGCTGGTGGACGGACAGAGTGGCGTTGTACGGCTCCACCACCGTGTCCGACACCTGACGGATCAGAGAGAAGATCAGATGTGGATACATGTTGGGGTGTGAtggaaaaatgcagaaagagaaaagataagTGAGGAGGAGGAATTGATGAGGTCAATAATAAATATTGATCTCCAGCTTTGAAGACCCCAGTGGGATGTTCTAGGTAAAGTAGACACAATCAGTTTTTGAGCAAAGCATTTTTCCAATATCCACTAATGTCAATTCACACTACATTTGTAGTATATTTAGCACATTGAGTGAACAGAGAACCAAAGCCCAGACGGAGCAATGTCTGCAATGGTTGATGGCACAAATACAGACCTGTTCCCACCAGAAACCCAAAGGACCAGGAAacttttaagaaacaaaatacTAGTTTCCATCCACAGGTTCCGGTTACTGTTGTATTTCAGGAACCTTATCTGCAGCTAATTTCCTAAAGGGATTattgatttgcattttattgcagGACGATGATCAGTCTACATGCACAGattttcacactttgttttgcGGCTAAAGACCAGGACGAAAGAAAGACTGAAGACTTTCTGTCCTTACCTTAGGCGAGGGCATGACACTGAACGTGTTCATGATCCGGTCAGGGTACTCCTCCCGGATCTTGCTGATCAGTAGGGTTCCCATGCCTGAGCCAGTGCCGCCTCCCAGAGAGTGGGTCATCTGGAAACCCTGCAGGCAGAACCACAGCCgggaattattattttaccgCACACGGCTGACAGTGGCCGTTAAATGTGTCGTAGCTTGATGGCTGGGGAGTCAGGAGAAACtgattttttcctttatttcgTTTAGTGTTAAACTGATGCTGCAataatctttgtgtttttgatacTTAACCATACAATG is a window encoding:
- the tubb6 gene encoding tubulin, beta 6 class V; translated protein: MKPDARPRFTAASDRRTEQIQDGGKMREIVHIQAGQCGNQIGTKFWEVISDEHGIDPAGNYVGDSALQLERINVYYNEASSHKYVPRAVLVDLEPGTMDSVRSGAFGQLFRPDNFIFGQTGAGNNWAKGHYTEGAELVDSVLDVVRKECEHCDCLQGFQMTHSLGGGTGSGMGTLLISKIREEYPDRIMNTFSVMPSPKVSDTVVEPYNATLSVHQLVENTDETYCIDNEALYDICFRTLKLTTPTYGDLNHLVSATMSGVTTSLRFPGQLNADLRKLAVNMVPFPRLHFFMPGFAPLTARGSQQYRALTVPELTQQMFDARNMMAACDPRHGRYLTVATVFRGPMSMKEVDEQMLNVQNKNSSYFVEWIPNNVKVAVCDIAPRGLKMAATFIGNSTAIQELFKRISEQFSAMFRRKAFLHWFTGEGMDEMEFTEAESNMNDLVSEYQQYQEATANDGEENFDDEEDEINE